ttttcatgggaaactcattctcaaaaaatgtagcgtctctagattccatgattgtatcaacagtcATCTCAGGAACAttagagtttataattaaaaatctataacccacgccgtgaatagcataaccaagaaaaacaccatcaacagtctttggtccaagcttttgctttttgtttattggcacattcacctttgccaaacaacctcaagttcacaggtaagagagatttaatctcttcttctcacattcctcgaatggtgtaatttctttgttctttgtgggcactctattcaggacatgacaagCTGTCAAAATAGCCTCActccaccattccttagatagtcccgcagtctccaacatggcattaaccaaatcagttagaatgcggttctttctctctgcaattccattggactgtggtgagtatggtggcgtcctctcatgaataattccatgcaccgtgCAAAACTCAAAaaatcatttgagaaatattctcccccgcgatcggaccacaaacgcttgattttcttctcaagttgattttctacctcagctttatagactttaaaataatgcaacgcttcatctttagtttttaataaatacacgtagcaaaatctagtgcaatcatctataaatgtcatgaagtatcgtctaccgcctttagtcaattcgccattcatttcgcataaatcagaatgaacgagttctaatggtgccaagttcctcgcctcagcagccttgtgaggcttgtgcggttgctttgattgcacacacacctggcacttagaatctttgactaagttaaatttcgggattaaattcagatttgcaagccgcgtgagacatccaaaattaatgtgacaaagtcgtgaatgccatatatttgaCTCATCCGAAacaataacattgttcactactttattacacacatcatcaagcaaagataagcggaacaagcctccgcaatcataaccttttccgaCAAATGtttcatgtctcgacacaacacatttattggactcaagcacaattttaaagccgtCGCGACACATTTGAGAAGCGCTAataagattcttcttgatggagggaacatgctgcacgttctttaatagcactgtctttcccgaagtaaacttcagaacgaccgtaccagcaccaagaacacgcacATGCGAAccatttcccatcagcaaggctccactcctgccggcctgataggaaataaacaaagaaacatcagtaCACACATAAATATTAGCAccactatccatccaccactcaggtgaaagacaaactgaaagaacaaagagTAAAGAATtgccatacccagatgttcctcctccagtctcgctaatgaccacgtttgctgatttcttttcttgcttatatttgtggTCTGGGCAcgtacttgcccaatgctcatcactcccgcaaacaaagcaatcctccacctttcttgttgtttttctttttaaattgtgcagtctgcttaggctttgcattgttgttctcttgcatgttcttcttctttttattacgagatagcaaatgagtttttcttctgcaccatattggcagcggaagactcaactccttttccacggttgtcttttgctctcgccctctcctcaacatcaagagatccaataagctcagccacgctaaactcttgtctcttgtgttatagagaagtagcaaaatccctccaagaaggtggcagcttagcgattatacctgcCGGCCACAAACTTATCGGGCAACAAACATaagaaatgttctagttcctttgccagcgcctgtatctcatgagcctgttcgaccacagaacggttttcaaccattttgtagtcatacagctgctccataagatACAGCTCACTATGACcatcagaaaccccaaactttgcctcaagagcatcccataattctttgcctgatgtgcaagatatgtagtttttctcatacttgggatgaagtgcactaatcacggcgtcTCAAAATAGGTTATCGGCAACCAAGAACTTTCgttcctcctcaggagtaaactgctcaggcttcccctgtgcggcatgatagcagttcatcgcagtcaaccacaataccatctttgcacaccatatcataaaattcttgccatcaaaattactCGGCGTCAAAGCGGCAGCAAatccactgacagaaaattgcctataattaggtttttggattgttagaaatttaggcatttttattatcagtttaatctagaaatataatatcagcaggtttgtgacagcatatatgtgtatgtgtatatttcttatgaacgctaCAACATGCATAGATGATAAACTGATTGATACAGTAAGAATATaaaatacagtaatcacagagattagactgtacccagcggagggtcccatgccgagggcatcggaggctccattcgcactagtcgacatagtgcgttgctcgaagtcgcggaccatagtcgatgcaggaagatgttcgcagtgcagtcccacgaatggATCACCAGTAAGAAGACGCCTTGAAGTTCCAGGGAGAGGACGGATCCAAGAGCGATCTCCAAGAAGAAGATAAATGAGCAGTCGCGGATTGCTCCCTAAAAAATTAATCACCGCTCACCCCGTGTAGgattctcaggcggacgagggttccggaggcacctgctctcccgctcctccgtgcgcgcagaggtccGGGACAGGGAAGTCAGAAGGCTGCTGATCTGTGGTTCTCTCGGGATTGGTTGCGGAAGATGGGGTCTGGACTGACGGAAGaaagagaagacgaaggcagcggagcatcccaggagacgggaagcggaagcggaagggacggtaactgacgcagtcaGTTCGCCTCCACAATCTAGGagcgaaactcccgtgataatgtggatttaagtggtaAAAGACTGGTCATGCCTGCCCGCGCGCCGCCTGCCACggcctggccggcggcggcggcgcgcgcgcgtgtggcgcgcctttatccttttctcagcttcacaatttagataaataatttccaaccatataagctgagtcagcgttcagtcaaaatcccgtatggtattaaaccatacaacacttaatgttacgcaccatagagatttatttaattattaaatattatatgggccaaaccCATGTTATATCCAACAAGCCCCATGCGAGAGATCCAGCCATTACCAGGCTGAGACGAGATCGGGAGTTTGTTCTTCCATTTCGTCGCCTCCAACTCTCAAGGACTCCCACCGGACGGGACATGGTCTGAGACGTTGGGATTGGCAACGGCCAGGCCACAGCATCGGTCAACTCGATCCATCACCGTGGCCACGAACAGTGTCCAATTTTTAATTGCCTTTTTTCTTGTTAATAAGTTAATTTGATCAAACAAAATTTGTTATCCTGACTCTTACAGACCGGCCGGCCGCTAAAATTTTGCAGTTGACTCTTACATGATGAGCCCGCAGCACCTCTACGCGAAGCACCTCCCCGACGTCCGCTAGCTACGTCCACAACCCGTTGCCGGACCCTGTCCCCGTGGAGATCCACACCGCTGTTGCGCCACTGCCGGCCTCCGCTGGCCTCGTCACTGTCGCTCAAGTCTTCCACTGCCTAGATCTCTTGCACTTCTACGCTCAGGCCCGCTCTCTACAGTGCACACACAGCCTAAGTTTTCCTAGGAATAGACCGGAATTACTTAGTGACTAATGTCATTGAGCATAAAGTATTGACCGATGATTAGTCTTTAGATCAATAGAGAATGATCTATtagacttttttttttaaaaggatCAGAAGGGGCTGGGCTCCTACTGGCTAACACAAGTGGagaaatgagatctagtcccggtagggaactagctctactcctggttttccaaccgggattagcaatccgggagtaaaggttgggacctttagtcccgggcacataaccgagactaaaggttcatCCACAGGAGAAAAAATAAACGAAATACTAGGGAGACCTCTCTTGCGGTGTATGAGATTCGAACTTATGACCTCTCTCCTCGCGCATAAACTCCTTACCAACTCAGctgtacaccacatgtgacagagtcctggacactctccttttgaattgaccCATGGGGTACCTTTAGCCCCGGGTGAAAGacctttaatccgggttggtgataccaactgggactaaaaggtcaccctttagtcctagttggtgttaccaaccgggactaaaggttgaaggacctttagtccgggttggtaataccaaccgggactaaaaggttgaCATTTAGTTCCGGTTttaggctccaaccgggactaaaggtggcatgCTGCGAAAGCCTGCTAGGACaggagcctttagtcccggttggtagctccaaccgggactaattctcCATCTACTCCCAGACGCAAAAAATATCGAGACTAAAGCCTAAAATCAAAGTAGATgaaaggtcatttctctactagtgtaataTACTAGAGAACAATAACAAAGAAAAAGCGTTTACAATGAAACAGAAAGATCACAATTTTGATCAACTGTTGTGCACGGCTAGCTCTGTGCTGTGTTCCCTAACAAAAAAAATACATATTAATTgaaagaaataaataatttcattGAAGTAGTAATAAATCCCCTAGAGGGAGTTTTGTTACTTCAATTAGTCTGATGTTTTTCGAATAGATCTTTTAGTAGTTGAGAGGTTTGCCCAAACACGGTACATAAGACATACCCAATAAATCTTACAAGTAACTCAGATATGAGATGTCAACTAAAACTATTGTTTCCATTTTGTAGAATTTTAACATTAAAATGGATCTATGGAAAAGGTCGTGTTCCTAACAATGGATCCAATTCTCAATCAAGAATTTAGAAACAAcgttaaggccttgtttggatataGTTGGATTCGCACCAATCCACACATATGTTGGGGTGGATTGGAGTAGAAGTTGAACTAAATTTTCTCCTAATCTATCTCACCACATGTGGATTGAGAAGAATCCAACAGCATCAAAACAAGGCGTAAGGGGTTATTTTcttcaggcttggggactagcggCCTACTATAAGATGCTCTCAACATGTCCCATTCCACTCGAGTCGgtgttttttatttgttttcattTCATTTTATGCAAGACGATTTCTTCTTCAGCTGGCCTGCCCATTAACATTTTTATGGCTTTCGTCCACACtactcgatctacttttaaaacatccagatgcaacatacaaaagaagactgAAGCCAGCCGCTTCCCACGCGCACCTCATGtgcaacactcgatctacttttgaaacatgcaaatacaacatacaaaagaagactgatgaaacacttgaaacaaacgtctgaaacacttgtgaaaacgtctgaaaacacttgaaaaccattgtaaatatatgcaatatctagatgaaacaccTGCAAACATACGTATAAAACACCTGAAAATACTAGacacatatgcttgcaacatgcatgtatatgcaacatccagatctacttttgcaacatccagaaaaaacacttgcaacatacatctagaatatatgaaatatttggaacatacgtgtatagccattataacatgtgcaacatcctaatATACTTTTGCATCATGGATAtacaacacttgtaacatacctctgaaacatccaaaatatttgaaacatactcttgcaacatgtgctttcaacGTAACATCTATTTGctacttggacgaatggaggctcatcgacgcggagctcgacgccggcgtggAGCTCGCCGCTCCGGTGGAGAAAGGCCGCGGTAGGtcgctccggtggagaaggcggACCACGCGCTAGAGAAAGCCGCGAGGCGGAGTGGGGCGCTTGCTGGAGAAGGCCGCAGCGGGTCGCTTCAGTGGATGAGGTAGGGTGCGGCAGCGATGATGACGCAGAGGGCAGGTGGGGCAGGAAGCTTGGATGGGAGGGGATCCATGGCGTCCTGGATTACGATGTGCCCGCACGGGCATGAGTGGACGCCGTGACGAGAGGCGGAGGTGCCCACAGTGCGGTGAACACAGTGACGGGTGGACTAGGGAAGTTATCAGTCACAGAGATGGGGAGTAGGAGAGCAGGCCGGTTGCCGGTTCGGCCCGGTCCGCTGTGCGGGCCTTGGAAGACAGCATCCGACCATCCAGACACCGTATACGAAGCATTTCCGATTCATTAAAGCCACGTATGTTTCTCTCCTTATTATTTTAGCTTGTCTACTTCTCATCAATGGAATTCATATGAAGCCAAAACAAAAGAACCTTCTCAATAAGGACCCAAGAAATGTTTATAACGAAGTCAAATACAAATAATTTATCAACGTGCATGGTAATAACTATTGATAAACACATGAATAAACATTTCATAGTAAAAAAAgtggcaaaataagtttttttaTGGGAAAGTTTAATGAAGTTATTAGTTGTAAAGGACTCGAAACAACAAAGGAGAGAAGTacatcaaattttgaattttcttAAGTGTGGTACACAAGCACACGCGAAGGGTTAGGAACGACGGTCGCCGACTCGCCAGGTGGCGCGACTGCGGCGGCGCCTCCCTCTCTCGACCTGTGGCCGCGGCGCCTGACCAAGACCTACAAGCCGCGACAGAGCATCTGGTGTGGTACGTACGTGACCGTatcccgagagagagagagagagacagagagagagagagagagagagagagagagagaagagtctTGTTTTTAGTTGATCGAGTTCATCGCTATCGTTTGCCATCGTCGGTACAGAGATATGCCTTTATCGGATCAAGAAACCCCGGGGCGCAGCTCCCGGACGGCGATGGATCCCGTCACCGACACCGCCGGTGAGTCCAGTTCTCCTCTCCTGTACTCTACACCCACAACATGTCCCGTAGTCAGCGCCTCCGGCTCCGGGTCAGGGGTGATTGTTTCTCAGAAGCGTCACGCCCGCAGCCCGCTCGCTCTTCTTGCAGGCGAAGCGCTCGACGAAAAGCGGCAAAGGACGACGGCAAGCATCAACAACACAGCGGCTGTGGCGGTGCCGTGGGCGTTCATTCTGGCGGACATTCTGGGCGTCGTACTCCGCTTCCTGCCCTGCCTCGCCGACCGCTCTGCCGTGCGATCCGTGTGCCGGCACTGGCGTGCCGCCGCGCAGGGGCACAGCCTGCCGCCGCCGCTACCGCTCCTCGTGCTCCCCAGGCTCAGGTTCTTCAGCTTTTCCACCCAGGGGGCAGTCGTCGCTATGCGCCGCGTGTGGATGCCTGAGGAGGTGGCCACCGGCCATGTCGGCTGCGTGGGATCTTCCGAAGGATGGCTTCTTGTGGCGAGACCCTGCGAAGATGCCGCCGGCTGCGAGCGCTTCCTTGTGAACGCGTTCTCTCATAATGTCGTCCGTCTGCCCCGTCTGCATGCTCCCTACTGCACCACCTCTGGTGAGCACCCCTGGACTGCCAACGATGACCCCAAGCTGTATTCAAGGTCACTCGACCACGTTGTGCTATCTGCTCCGCCTGGCTCGGCGACCAAGTGCATAGTGGCTGGCTTCTCCTACCGCACGCCTGTGCCCGGGCTCTCAGATTGGCGCGGCTTGCCTGGGATTACGCTGTGGCAGCCAGAGATGAAGACCTGGTACGTCTACCAATCTCGCTGGGTTAACTGGTTGAGTGACCTTGTGTTCCACCAGGGGAAACTCTACATGCTCCGCAGGTTCTGGCACACCTTCCAATCACCATTGCTCTTCGCTTTTACACTCGGGGAAGATGAACATGGGGTCAATGTCTCTGGCCTTGAGCATCGAGTGAATATGCCGCCGTTCCCCCGTCCCGGCCCTGCGCACTGGGCAACGAGGTGCAACTTGGTGCAATGGCGTGGCCGGCTGGTGGTGATAATAAGATATGTGGATTCTTACATATCGTTCTCCCATACTGAGAAGGTTGATGTGTTTGCCTTGGACCTCAGCATAGACCCTTGTGGTGTCACTGAGATTCGCAGCTTCGATGGCGATTGTGTCTTTGTCGATCTATGCCGCTGCACTTCCTTTCCTGCCGGCTCGTATGAGGGTGTCCAAGGTGACTCTATCTACTTTATCGATAAGTATAAGAAGGACGACCAACCTAGTTATGTGACAACTGTGTACAACATGAGAGATGGTACAGTGAAGCCCTTCACTGCTGAGTTATTGTCGGGTAACCCAGCAGAGGACAAGCTCGCGAGCCCAGTGTGGATGTTCCCTCCCGAATGAACTGCAGATTAAGTCTGATATATCTTACCTGGTGCTGTCACTTATTTAAATTTGCAGGATTCTCTGTTAATTACAATATGTCTCTTATATTTTAGAACCCCATTTAATTTTAGGGCACTTGTGTTTCTTTGAGTTCCTGTCGATATGATTTGGAGTCTTGCATAAATTTGTTGATAGTCATGGACTTTCTATATGCAACAATTGATGTCTTGCACCAGTGACCTGATGGCACTATTTTATTTTCTACACGCTGTTTCCCTGAGACTGGAATATATATTCTGATGTTGTTTGACTGGACGAATGTGAGTTGCGGCGCTCTGCTATTGTTAGTAGCATGTGGCTCTTTGAACGTGTGCTGAATGTAATTTACTCTGAAAATAATCAAATAAAATATCGTAAGTAAATTGCCACAGCTGTTTCTTGTTAAAAAAACATAAGAGTGACATTGCCATGATCTCGTTTCTGTGGATTAGCAGTATTGCAGTAATCAGATAAAAGGCCATAAGTCAATTTTGTTCTTTATGGATTCAATTGGAGGTATCATCTCATCTGGTTCTTCTGGTTTAGTATTGTAGTTTAGAATCATGGGATGATTTTCCTATCGCTGAATAATAATAATGTTTCTAGTGAGTTCCAGAAATTAAGATTATTTTGTATTATCTCCCAATTCAATTTGGCAAAACTCACACAAAAGGCAACCAGACAGTCTGGTGCGTGGACGCCGGACGACGCCATAGGTCTGAGCATGACACAATTTCCTATTTTCTTTGGGTCGGTTTTTGGTGATGCATTTGGACTCCaccctataaatataaatatcGGACTGAGCAATCCAATCGACATTTTTTTATCTTTTTGTCTTTACTTTTTATTCTCCCTTTGCCCTTGTCTCCTCCAAACCTAATCTGCTGCTCTGCAAGCTTCTAGATGGAGTTTCATGTGTTCTAGGTTGTCTTGCCGACCCTAGAGCAACCCTAAGTGTGTCTCCCCGATATGTCCTCCTTgcatatgctcaagtgttttaacAAAGGGTAGATCTAACAAAACTAAATGAATTTCCAAATGAATGATACTTTTTGGAATTTTAAGGGTTTGGCTGACACTAAGAAGTTTAAGTTTATGTCAGATTAAATAACTATTGAAAAAAGTCTAGATTTTATTGTCTTATTGAAAACAAGCAAGAGGGAATGCTCAGAAACTTTTCTTAAATTTTTTTGTGATGGGAAAGAATTTCTGTGGCATTATAAACCTCCCCAAGGGTGATCTCATGGTATGTTTCTAGGCATCAACCTATAGACTTTTGACGTTAGTGAGATAGGAGAAGGGGGGTTCTTTATAAAATTCAAGATTCTCAATATAGAGACAGATTTCAAATGTTTATCAGTTTCAGTTTACGGTGCCACACAACAATAATTAAAAGAGGTCTTCTTATTGGAGTTGTCTCTCTTATGTGCGAAAGGAACCTTACCTGTTGTTATAGGTGGTGATTTTAATATCATAAGAGGACGAGTTGAATTTGTAACATGTCCTTAATGAGAGATCAGCCAATCTTCTCGGAGGAGGAACTTAAATGGTACCAATGAGCAAAAGTAAAGAACATGCTAGAGGGAGATGCAAATACAAAATATTTTCATTTAGTGGCAAATTGGAAACATAGGAAAAACTCATATTTTCCATCTGGAACAAGAGGAAGCTATAGTGTGTGGTGATGCGGAACTAAAAAAGTATATCACCAAATACTGTAAAAATCTCTTTAGTCAGCTAGACATCACTCCATTATCATTGGACGAATCAAGAAGAGAAGATATTCCTCA
This sequence is a window from Miscanthus floridulus cultivar M001 chromosome 10, ASM1932011v1, whole genome shotgun sequence. Protein-coding genes within it:
- the LOC136485150 gene encoding uncharacterized protein; the encoded protein is MPLSDQETPGRSSRTAMDPVTDTAGEALDEKRQRTTASINNTAAVAVPWAFILADILGVVLRFLPCLADRSAVRSVCRHWRAAAQGHSLPPPLPLLVLPRLRFFSFSTQGAVVAMRRVWMPEEVATGHVGCVGSSEGWLLVARPCEDAAGCERFLVNAFSHNVVRLPRLHAPYCTTSGEHPWTANDDPKLYSRSLDHVVLSAPPGSATKCIVAGFSYRTPVPGLSDWRGLPGITLWQPEMKTWYVYQSRWVNWLSDLVFHQGKLYMLRRFWHTFQSPLLFAFTLGEDEHGVNVSGLEHRVNMPPFPRPGPAHWATRCNLVQWRGRLVVIIRYVDSYISFSHTEKVDVFALDLSIDPCGVTEIRSFDGDCVFVDLCRCTSFPAGSYEGVQGDSIYFIDKYKKDDQPSYVTTVYNMRDGTVKPFTAELLSGNPAEDKLASPVWMFPPE